One window of Chryseobacterium indologenes genomic DNA carries:
- a CDS encoding glucose 1-dehydrogenase → MEISLRNQVAVVTGASSGIGSGIAKSLAEAGATVIVNHSSERSLEEAKAVLKEITDAGGKGITYACDVSKEDQVIKMFQDVVSEFQTVDILVNNAGIQKDAKFTEMTIDQWNAVIGVNLTGQFLCAREAIKEFLRRGIDPSRSVACGKIIHISSVHEIIPWAGHANYASSKGAIRMLMQTLAQEYGAAKIRVNSICPGAIQTPINQNAWSTPEALNSLLTLIPYNRIGQPKDIGNLAAFLASDLADYITGTSIFVDGGMTTFESFSTGG, encoded by the coding sequence ATGGAAATATCACTTCGAAATCAGGTAGCTGTGGTTACAGGTGCCTCCAGCGGAATAGGTTCAGGAATCGCAAAATCATTAGCTGAAGCAGGAGCAACAGTCATTGTCAACCATTCTTCGGAAAGATCTTTAGAAGAAGCTAAAGCTGTTCTGAAAGAAATTACCGATGCCGGAGGAAAAGGGATCACTTACGCCTGTGACGTCTCTAAAGAAGATCAGGTAATCAAAATGTTTCAGGATGTTGTTTCCGAATTTCAAACTGTAGATATTCTGGTGAATAATGCAGGCATTCAAAAAGATGCAAAGTTCACCGAAATGACAATAGACCAATGGAATGCCGTCATTGGTGTCAATCTGACGGGGCAGTTTCTATGTGCCAGGGAAGCTATCAAAGAATTTTTACGACGGGGAATAGATCCTTCACGTTCTGTTGCCTGTGGAAAGATCATTCATATCAGTTCTGTACATGAAATTATTCCGTGGGCCGGACATGCCAACTACGCATCAAGCAAAGGAGCCATCAGAATGTTGATGCAAACCCTTGCGCAGGAATATGGAGCAGCCAAAATCAGGGTCAATTCTATTTGTCCGGGAGCCATTCAGACTCCTATTAACCAAAATGCATGGAGTACTCCTGAAGCACTCAATTCTCTTCTTACCCTTATACCTTATAACAGAATCGGACAGCCGAAGGATATCGGGAACTTAGCCGCTTTTCTTGCCAGTGATCTTGCTGATTATATCACAGGAACCAGCATCTTCGTGGATGGTGGAATGACTACATTTGAGAGTTTTTCCACAGGTGGTTAA